The following proteins are encoded in a genomic region of uncultured Ilyobacter sp.:
- the lon gene encoding endopeptidase La: MADNNNNITELVSVNEIMPEKLVILPIVTRPVFPNIMIPITFSGGQFLEAIRKVEEKENRLMGLVYTKEIDEVDLFKSKLYEVGTVVKIHKITPISPNTVQIIVQGISRFKKIKTVEETPLLTWNVEYNQEPSGAPNDEVRAYMLAIMTSLKEIFKVNPIMQEELKLLMSQVSYDKPSILMDLIAAMLKIESRELQELLEEFNLEERCRKLLTLLKKELEISQLQEKIQRQIEDKVSKQQKDYFLREQLKLIKKELGMEKDDKQAEIDKLIERLSEIELSEEAKNVVEEQFEKLKMIDQSSPEYHVTRSYIQSIIELPWGIYSDDRLDVKKARTILDKDHYGLQDVKTNILEFISTIMKTGNVTGSILCLVGPPGVGKTSIGKSIANTLNRKFYRFSVGGMKDEAEIKGHRRTYIGAMPGKIIQALKRVETSNPVIMLDEIDKIGNSYQGDPASALLEVLDPEQNRDFLDHYLDVRYDLSKILFITTANTMDTIPKPLLDRMEVIQLPGYIMEEKLEIAKRFLIPNQMKEHGLTKQEVNINKGAIEDTVDKYAREAGVRNLEKNIRKIMRKTTLRIAEGDVNKVSITKKNLEDFLGQPIFITEELYQRSVPGVTLGLAWTSMGGATLYIEATGISNKEKGFRLTGQLGSVMKESAEIAHSYVRSYLNKEKDCSEEERSYFDKNTVHLHVPAGATPKDGPSAGITMALALYSLAKGKAVRKDVAMTGELTLTGKVLPIGGIREKTIAARRVGIFELIIPKDNRKDYERLPDYIKEGVKVHFVDYFEDVIKAAFD; this comes from the coding sequence ATGGCTGATAATAATAATAACATAACAGAACTTGTTAGTGTCAATGAGATAATGCCGGAAAAACTCGTAATTCTTCCCATTGTAACAAGACCTGTTTTTCCTAATATAATGATTCCTATAACTTTTTCAGGGGGACAGTTCCTTGAAGCAATAAGAAAAGTGGAAGAAAAAGAAAATAGGTTGATGGGACTTGTTTATACAAAAGAAATAGACGAAGTCGATCTTTTTAAATCCAAGCTTTATGAAGTGGGGACTGTTGTTAAAATCCACAAGATTACGCCTATTTCTCCAAATACAGTACAGATAATAGTACAGGGGATAAGCAGATTTAAGAAGATAAAAACAGTAGAAGAGACTCCGCTTCTAACTTGGAATGTAGAATACAACCAGGAACCTAGCGGGGCTCCCAACGATGAGGTACGTGCATATATGCTCGCTATCATGACATCTCTAAAAGAGATATTTAAGGTGAATCCTATCATGCAGGAAGAACTGAAACTTCTCATGTCTCAGGTGTCCTATGATAAGCCTAGTATACTCATGGATCTTATAGCTGCTATGTTAAAGATTGAAAGCAGAGAACTGCAGGAACTTTTAGAAGAATTTAATCTAGAGGAAAGGTGCAGAAAGCTCCTGACTCTTCTTAAAAAAGAGTTGGAGATATCTCAGCTTCAGGAAAAAATACAGAGGCAGATCGAAGACAAGGTAAGCAAACAGCAGAAAGATTACTTTCTTAGAGAACAGCTAAAGCTCATAAAAAAAGAACTCGGAATGGAAAAAGATGATAAGCAGGCTGAAATAGATAAACTGATAGAGAGATTATCAGAGATAGAACTTTCAGAAGAGGCTAAAAATGTCGTAGAAGAACAGTTTGAAAAGTTAAAAATGATCGATCAGAGCTCTCCTGAATATCATGTGACCAGGTCTTATATACAGTCTATAATAGAACTTCCTTGGGGTATATATTCTGATGACAGGCTGGATGTAAAAAAAGCCAGAACCATACTAGATAAGGACCACTATGGACTGCAGGATGTAAAAACTAATATACTTGAATTTATAAGTACGATTATGAAAACAGGAAATGTAACCGGTTCTATACTTTGTCTTGTAGGTCCTCCAGGAGTGGGAAAAACCTCTATAGGTAAGTCTATAGCCAATACTCTCAACAGAAAATTTTATAGATTTTCTGTAGGAGGAATGAAGGATGAGGCTGAGATAAAGGGACACAGGAGGACTTATATAGGGGCTATGCCGGGTAAAATAATACAGGCCCTAAAAAGAGTTGAAACTTCAAATCCCGTGATAATGTTAGATGAGATCGACAAAATAGGAAACAGCTATCAGGGGGACCCTGCATCTGCACTTTTAGAAGTGCTAGATCCAGAGCAAAACAGAGACTTTTTGGATCATTACCTAGATGTCAGGTACGATCTTTCCAAGATATTATTTATTACAACTGCAAATACAATGGATACGATACCAAAACCACTTCTTGACCGTATGGAGGTTATTCAGCTTCCTGGTTATATAATGGAAGAGAAACTAGAGATAGCCAAGAGGTTTTTGATCCCGAATCAGATGAAGGAGCACGGCCTCACGAAGCAGGAGGTAAACATAAACAAGGGTGCCATAGAAGATACGGTAGATAAGTATGCCAGAGAAGCAGGTGTGAGAAATCTAGAAAAAAATATAAGGAAAATCATGAGGAAAACAACCCTTCGTATAGCAGAGGGGGATGTGAATAAAGTTAGCATTACTAAGAAAAACCTAGAAGACTTTTTAGGTCAGCCAATATTTATAACAGAGGAACTCTATCAGAGGTCAGTGCCAGGAGTTACTCTAGGACTGGCATGGACATCTATGGGAGGAGCTACACTGTATATAGAGGCTACAGGTATAAGTAACAAAGAAAAAGGATTCAGACTCACAGGACAGCTAGGAAGTGTCATGAAAGAATCTGCAGAAATAGCTCACTCCTATGTGAGATCTTACCTCAACAAGGAAAAGGACTGTTCTGAAGAGGAAAGAAGCTATTTTGACAAAAATACAGTACACCTTCATGTTCCAGCTGGGGCAACTCCTAAAGACGGGCCTTCTGCAGGGATAACAATGGCCTTAGCCTTATACTCTCTCGCAAAGGGAAAAGCCGTGAGAAAGGACGTGGCTATGACTGGTGAACTGACACTTACAGGAAAGGTGTTGCCTATAGGGGGAATAAGGGAAAAAACAATCGCTGCAAGAAGAGTTGGGATTTTTGAGCTTATAATTCCTAAAGACAACAGAAAGGATTATGAACGTCTTCCAGATTATATAAAAGAGGGAGTTAAAGTTCATTTTGTAGATTATTTTGAAGATGTCATTAAAGCTGCATTTGACTAG
- a CDS encoding GDSL-type esterase/lipase family protein, with amino-acid sequence MKEKSLIIGGLITIILGAFVFFNRSPLKIELPKGRESVLVCFGDSLTAGIGAPRGKSYPDYLKNYLDVKIVNKGVPGETASQGRERFEKDVLSLDPDIVIIEFGANDYFRKTLSQNTRGHMEFMVDRLLDRGTVVFIAKFFPEKSIVSFIKSKDKKEYDKMYKELSSKDNVFLIEDIWGEAWGRPKYMNDTVHPNEYGYKIMADKYFEAVKDLFEYNNLLK; translated from the coding sequence TTGAAGGAAAAAAGTTTAATAATAGGCGGATTAATAACGATTATTTTAGGGGCTTTTGTTTTTTTTAATAGGAGTCCGTTAAAAATAGAACTGCCAAAAGGGCGGGAGAGTGTTTTAGTGTGTTTCGGAGACAGCCTAACTGCAGGTATAGGGGCTCCTAGAGGTAAAAGTTATCCTGATTATCTAAAAAATTATCTAGATGTGAAAATCGTAAATAAAGGCGTCCCAGGTGAAACAGCGTCACAAGGCAGGGAGAGATTTGAAAAAGATGTATTGAGCCTTGATCCAGACATAGTTATAATAGAATTTGGAGCCAATGATTATTTCAGAAAAACCCTCAGTCAAAATACCAGAGGTCACATGGAGTTTATGGTTGACAGGCTTTTAGACAGGGGAACAGTGGTTTTTATAGCAAAGTTTTTCCCTGAAAAATCCATAGTTTCATTTATAAAGTCAAAGGATAAGAAAGAATACGATAAGATGTACAAAGAACTTTCCTCTAAGGACAATGTTTTTCTTATTGAAGATATATGGGGTGAAGCTTGGGGTCGACCAAAGTACATGAATGACACAGTTCACCCCAATGAATATGGTTATAAAATAATGGCTGATAAATATTTTGAAGCTGTCAAAGATCTATTTGAATATAATAATCTCTTAAAATAG
- a CDS encoding efflux RND transporter permease subunit — MSLSNFSIKKPATTTMIMIAMIFFGYLGLTKMPVEMMPSTSYPMAKISIDWDGATPDDVNDMITKKIEDVLPNIDGITEYSSTSEVGQSSIEVKFDYGTDIETKITLIQNEINQISAKLPDDADEPVIREQSTSGIPAMVLMLVGGDPMEMRTYANATVKPLIERIDGVSQVLIRGGQEQEVLVEVDPEKLDNYNIGIEDISSIISEANVNIPGGTLMEGEKEYIIKVEGELSTPEEISDIVLKNSSGKLLKLKDVADISMSIKDKDSIFRNSGKDALALIITKTDNGNSVEIVNSIKKVLKNVEGSMPLNTQVKIAHDSSTTILNSISSVKESAYTGIILVSIILFIFLKNISVTMIVAMSIPTSIIFTFFLLNAMGVSINIISLMGLSLGVGMLVDDSVVVIDNIFRRLTEFRENKVIASEKGASEVTLPVITSSLTTMAVFLPMVFQEGIVKKQFGDMSYAISFCLTASLVVAVMFVPMMCSKVLKKNTNIAHEGAVMKFVKKKYKAILKLALRRRFLVVTGAILLFVASIFMSKTLGGRFLPTQDSGNFAVIASLPSGADIKMADRIAGILEEKAKDLKYATNYSIMGDTEDVVLNLSAGEKTSREESMYDIMSDLRKKFQGIPDVTITVVPDFVRGASDVNDLEFDLYSDNEKQLEVISDQLKEKISVISGLTDVSTSLEGGKPEGRFIIDREKAKYYGVSVSDIATMIGTQINGSVPITINSDNDEIDVTVQLKKEYRESSKLLLDSRIALDNGKSVKISDVADYVVVEGPSKIEKKDKKRKVTLYANLEKGADLQSAEVSIISELNKIGLPDGVTYSSGGNNKDMGAIFKQLASTFVVAVFLIYFILVWQFESFVFPFIIIFSIPLSTMGAIFGLYFTGKSLDAMVFVGIILLIGIAVNNAIVLIEFINQRIDAGDNISRAIMTSGVTRLRPILMTTMTTVLGMVPLAISNGEGAEMYNGMAFVVIFGLSFATILTLVLIPSVYYIVEDIREYFIALWRKKYPENTEIESEII, encoded by the coding sequence ATGAGCTTATCAAATTTTTCCATAAAAAAACCGGCTACAACTACAATGATAATGATAGCCATGATATTTTTTGGATACCTAGGGCTTACAAAGATGCCTGTGGAAATGATGCCTAGTACCTCATACCCCATGGCAAAAATAAGTATAGACTGGGACGGAGCAACTCCTGATGATGTAAATGACATGATAACTAAAAAGATAGAGGATGTTCTACCAAATATAGACGGGATAACCGAGTATAGCTCTACATCTGAGGTAGGGCAGTCAAGTATAGAGGTCAAGTTTGATTACGGAACTGATATAGAGACTAAGATCACACTGATTCAGAATGAGATCAACCAGATAAGCGCAAAACTTCCTGATGATGCAGACGAACCTGTAATTAGAGAACAGTCAACATCTGGTATACCTGCAATGGTTCTAATGCTTGTAGGGGGAGATCCCATGGAGATGAGGACCTATGCCAATGCCACAGTGAAACCACTGATAGAAAGGATAGACGGAGTATCTCAGGTGCTCATAAGAGGGGGACAGGAACAGGAAGTTTTGGTGGAAGTGGACCCTGAAAAACTAGATAACTATAATATAGGTATAGAGGATATAAGTTCTATTATATCTGAAGCAAATGTAAATATTCCCGGAGGAACCCTTATGGAAGGGGAGAAAGAATATATAATAAAAGTAGAGGGAGAACTCTCAACTCCAGAGGAAATATCAGATATAGTGTTAAAAAATTCAAGTGGAAAACTTCTAAAGTTAAAAGATGTGGCAGATATAAGTATGTCCATAAAAGATAAAGATAGTATATTTAGAAACAGCGGTAAAGATGCCCTTGCATTAATTATAACAAAAACTGATAACGGAAATTCGGTAGAGATAGTAAATTCCATAAAAAAAGTATTAAAAAATGTCGAGGGGTCAATGCCTTTAAATACCCAGGTAAAGATAGCCCATGATTCCTCTACTACTATACTAAATTCTATTTCCAGCGTAAAAGAGAGTGCTTATACCGGGATAATTCTTGTCTCTATAATACTCTTTATATTCTTAAAAAATATTTCTGTAACAATGATAGTGGCTATGTCTATTCCCACATCTATAATTTTTACTTTTTTTCTACTAAATGCCATGGGGGTTAGTATCAATATAATCTCTCTCATGGGTCTTTCCCTAGGGGTAGGAATGCTTGTAGATGATTCGGTGGTTGTCATAGACAATATATTCAGACGTCTTACTGAATTTAGAGAAAATAAGGTTATTGCTTCAGAAAAGGGAGCCAGTGAAGTGACCCTACCTGTTATAACATCTTCTCTTACGACTATGGCGGTATTTTTACCCATGGTGTTTCAGGAAGGGATAGTGAAGAAGCAGTTTGGAGATATGTCTTACGCCATAAGTTTCTGTCTGACTGCCTCACTTGTAGTGGCGGTTATGTTTGTACCTATGATGTGCAGTAAGGTTCTCAAGAAAAATACAAATATAGCCCATGAAGGGGCTGTTATGAAATTTGTAAAGAAAAAGTATAAGGCAATTTTAAAACTAGCCTTAAGAAGAAGATTTTTGGTGGTCACAGGAGCGATACTTCTGTTTGTCGCCTCTATATTCATGTCAAAGACCTTAGGTGGGAGATTCCTTCCTACTCAGGACAGCGGTAATTTCGCCGTAATAGCATCCCTTCCATCTGGAGCCGATATAAAAATGGCTGACAGAATAGCAGGAATACTAGAGGAAAAGGCAAAGGATCTAAAATATGCAACCAATTACTCTATTATGGGAGATACAGAAGACGTGGTATTAAACCTAAGTGCAGGTGAAAAGACATCCAGAGAAGAGAGTATGTATGATATTATGAGCGACCTCAGAAAAAAATTCCAGGGGATTCCAGACGTAACTATTACGGTAGTTCCCGATTTTGTCAGAGGTGCCTCAGATGTAAATGACCTCGAGTTTGATCTTTATTCAGACAACGAAAAGCAGCTTGAAGTGATATCTGACCAACTAAAAGAAAAAATATCCGTAATTTCAGGACTGACAGATGTGAGTACCTCTCTTGAAGGTGGTAAGCCTGAGGGCAGGTTTATAATAGACAGGGAGAAGGCAAAATACTATGGTGTAAGTGTGTCAGATATAGCTACAATGATAGGAACTCAGATTAACGGTAGTGTCCCAATAACTATAAACAGCGACAATGATGAAATTGATGTTACTGTACAGCTGAAAAAAGAATACAGAGAGTCTAGCAAACTTCTTTTGGATTCTAGAATAGCCCTAGATAATGGTAAAAGTGTGAAAATATCTGATGTGGCCGACTATGTTGTAGTAGAAGGGCCCTCAAAGATAGAGAAAAAAGACAAAAAGAGAAAGGTGACTCTCTATGCCAACCTTGAAAAAGGAGCAGACCTTCAGAGTGCCGAGGTGAGCATTATATCAGAGCTTAATAAAATAGGACTTCCAGACGGGGTTACCTATAGTTCTGGTGGAAACAACAAGGATATGGGGGCTATATTCAAACAGCTTGCTTCGACTTTTGTTGTGGCAGTTTTTCTCATATATTTCATACTGGTTTGGCAGTTTGAATCATTTGTGTTTCCCTTTATCATAATATTTTCTATACCTCTATCAACTATGGGTGCTATATTTGGCCTTTATTTCACCGGGAAAAGTCTGGATGCCATGGTCTTTGTTGGGATAATTCTCCTAATAGGTATAGCAGTAAATAATGCCATTGTCCTCATTGAGTTTATAAATCAGAGGATAGATGCAGGGGATAACATTTCTAGAGCAATAATGACTTCTGGGGTCACAAGACTCAGACCAATACTCATGACAACGATGACAACTGTCCTCGGGATGGTACCTCTAGCAATAAGCAACGGTGAAGGAGCCGAGATGTATAACGGAATGGCCTTTGTGGTTATATTTGGTCTAAGTTTTGCCACTATATTGACTCTGGTGTTAATACCGTCTGTTTATTATATTGTAGAGGATATAAGAGAATATTTTATTGCACTGTGGAGGAAAAAATATCCTGAAAATACTGAGATAGAAAGTGAAATAATATAG
- a CDS encoding MerR family transcriptional regulator, whose product MEKLFTISEISKISGVSAHTLRYYDKANILKPKKRDENNGYRYYTSGQLGVLEIIVHLRSLEFPLEFIKEHLDKLDYNYTLGLIEKRISENKIEIEKLMEIEKNLKIQKKYFTGLLKADKIVNKPFLEDYDEMKGILVEKISEKEEENRMYFFNKINEIFGDRNSRRKASVGLIIDKNNLENRNLKKDKFVIFREKKSYENTYILEKGRYACVYGKGAPIKEESIKLFMKWIEDNNYETIGDIFLEFMGGPGISKNRESFLHMTRIKIK is encoded by the coding sequence ATGGAGAAACTGTTTACAATAAGTGAAATATCTAAAATAAGTGGAGTATCGGCACACACACTCAGATATTATGATAAGGCAAACATCCTGAAACCAAAGAAAAGAGATGAAAATAACGGTTATAGGTACTATACATCAGGTCAGCTTGGTGTATTAGAAATAATTGTTCATCTCAGGAGCTTAGAATTTCCTCTGGAGTTTATAAAAGAGCATCTTGATAAATTAGATTACAACTATACACTGGGTTTGATAGAAAAAAGAATCTCTGAAAATAAAATAGAAATAGAAAAACTTATGGAGATAGAGAAAAATCTTAAAATACAAAAAAAATATTTTACAGGTCTTTTAAAAGCAGATAAAATTGTGAATAAACCTTTTCTTGAGGACTATGATGAGATGAAGGGGATACTTGTAGAAAAAATTTCAGAGAAAGAAGAAGAAAATAGAATGTATTTTTTTAATAAAATTAATGAAATTTTTGGTGACCGGAATTCGAGACGGAAAGCTTCGGTGGGCTTGATTATAGATAAAAATAACCTAGAAAATAGAAATTTAAAAAAAGACAAGTTTGTTATTTTCCGAGAGAAAAAATCTTATGAAAATACTTATATTTTAGAGAAGGGAAGGTATGCCTGCGTGTATGGAAAAGGTGCACCTATTAAAGAGGAAAGTATAAAATTATTTATGAAATGGATAGAAGATAATAACTATGAGACTATAGGGGATATTTTTCTAGAATTCATGGGTGGACCAGGAATTAGTAAGAACAGAGAGAGTTTTTTACACATGACAAGAATAAAGATAAAATAA
- the cls gene encoding cardiolipin synthase, translating to MVLEHLIFFAKYIYFINIFFVVVIIFFERKKPVYSLFWITVLVLTSYIGFVSYLMFGLSFRKKRLSKKFYMRNIFRYTTPSENNEAKKLEKWEQMIQYLEFTGKNRLTFSNNIKIFTDGKKLFHDMKDELKKASSYIHMEYFIFDNDSLGKEFFSILKEKAKSGVEVKLILDGVGCRKLPLKKIEELRNSKIDVLVFFPSYFPFINLRANYRTHRKICIVDAKTGYIGGFNIGNAYIGKGSLGNWRDTHIKLNGEVLNELQKEFFSSWDFIKNQKFFSFGKKTRSRHDEKRYFPEKQKIGNSSIQIVGSAPDYEFHLIRDAILHMITKAKKYIYIQTPYFIPDDNIFEALKIASLSGVSIKIMIPNKPDHLMVYWATHSYVGEMITMGVKFYSYKNGFLHSKVVIVDDEVATVGSSNFDYRSFYQNFEINAFIYDSDTVKKLKATFIEDLADSPSITKEIYHNRKLLVKFKESISRLFSPIL from the coding sequence ATGGTTCTCGAACATCTGATTTTCTTTGCCAAATATATTTACTTTATAAATATATTTTTTGTGGTAGTTATAATCTTCTTTGAAAGAAAAAAACCTGTCTATAGCTTGTTCTGGATAACAGTTCTTGTTCTTACATCTTATATAGGATTTGTTTCTTATCTGATGTTCGGTTTGAGTTTCAGAAAAAAAAGACTAAGTAAAAAGTTTTATATGAGAAATATTTTCAGATATACCACCCCTTCTGAAAATAATGAAGCAAAAAAACTTGAAAAATGGGAACAGATGATACAGTATTTAGAGTTTACCGGGAAAAATAGATTGACTTTTTCAAACAACATAAAAATTTTCACTGATGGAAAAAAACTTTTTCATGACATGAAAGATGAATTAAAAAAAGCAAGCTCTTATATACACATGGAATATTTTATCTTTGACAATGATTCTTTGGGAAAAGAATTCTTTTCTATTTTAAAGGAAAAGGCAAAATCCGGTGTAGAAGTCAAACTAATATTAGACGGTGTGGGATGCAGAAAACTTCCATTAAAAAAAATTGAAGAACTCAGAAATTCAAAAATCGATGTATTGGTTTTCTTCCCCTCTTATTTTCCCTTTATAAACCTTAGAGCCAACTATAGAACTCACAGAAAAATCTGTATAGTTGATGCAAAAACAGGCTATATTGGGGGATTTAATATTGGAAATGCTTACATAGGAAAAGGCTCTCTAGGAAACTGGAGGGACACACATATAAAATTGAACGGAGAAGTCTTAAATGAGCTTCAAAAAGAATTTTTTTCATCTTGGGATTTTATAAAAAATCAGAAGTTTTTTAGTTTTGGGAAAAAAACCAGAAGCAGGCATGACGAAAAAAGATACTTTCCTGAAAAACAAAAGATAGGGAATTCCTCTATACAGATTGTAGGAAGCGCCCCCGATTATGAATTCCACCTTATAAGAGACGCTATCCTTCATATGATAACAAAGGCAAAAAAATATATTTATATCCAGACCCCTTATTTCATACCTGATGACAACATTTTTGAAGCCTTGAAAATAGCTTCACTTTCTGGGGTGAGTATAAAGATCATGATTCCCAATAAGCCCGACCACCTAATGGTCTATTGGGCAACTCACTCATATGTAGGAGAGATGATAACCATGGGAGTGAAGTTTTATTCCTATAAAAATGGATTTCTACACAGCAAAGTAGTCATTGTAGATGATGAGGTGGCAACTGTGGGAAGCTCCAATTTTGACTATAGGAGTTTTTATCAAAATTTTGAAATAAATGCTTTTATATATGATTCTGACACAGTAAAAAAACTAAAGGCAACATTTATAGAGGATTTGGCAGATAGCCCATCCATAACTAAAGAAATTTACCATAACAGAAAACTCTTGGTAAAATTCAAAGAATCCATCAGCAGACTATTTTCTCCAATTCTCTAA
- a CDS encoding PHP-associated domain-containing protein, which translates to MIEFDKLSDYFSEFYDFKPKDDTIYLDLHLHTSASDGYNTPKFFIDFLNEKKHLISITDHNEIRGAVKIAELGANVVPGIELGCEDGFELLVYFKNFEDLEEFYVREVEGNKHPYRMARTTKDVFYFLDILEGRGCHISVPHINGMAQKNFLKNKHYLSNVLEIVDSLETYNHSLSKKRNLTAKDLRKRYNLNATFGSDAHINREILSFYRFLNMEEKKHHKLMDSLYKVPMLSGLGKKHLIHMFKKK; encoded by the coding sequence ATGATTGAATTTGATAAATTATCAGATTATTTTAGTGAATTTTATGACTTTAAACCAAAGGACGACACAATTTATCTCGACCTCCACTTACATACAAGTGCTTCAGACGGGTATAATACCCCAAAATTTTTTATAGATTTTCTGAATGAAAAAAAACACCTGATTTCCATAACAGACCATAACGAAATCAGAGGTGCTGTAAAAATAGCCGAACTTGGAGCCAATGTGGTTCCTGGGATAGAGCTCGGATGTGAAGACGGCTTTGAACTGCTAGTTTACTTCAAAAACTTCGAAGACTTAGAAGAGTTTTATGTTAGAGAGGTAGAGGGAAATAAACACCCCTATAGAATGGCTAGAACTACTAAGGATGTTTTTTATTTCTTAGACATTCTAGAAGGCAGAGGCTGCCATATTTCCGTCCCCCATATAAACGGGATGGCTCAGAAAAATTTTCTCAAGAATAAACATTATCTTTCTAATGTGTTAGAAATAGTAGATTCTCTCGAGACATATAACCACTCCCTTTCAAAAAAAAGAAATCTCACTGCTAAAGATCTGAGAAAAAGATATAATTTAAACGCCACCTTTGGAAGTGATGCTCACATCAACAGAGAAATCCTTTCATTTTACCGTTTTCTAAACATGGAAGAAAAAAAACATCATAAATTGATGGATTCTCTCTACAAGGTACCGATGCTTTCAGGACTTGGAAAGAAACACCTAATACATATGTTCAAGAAAAAATAA
- a CDS encoding SIR2 family protein, which produces MTNFINRLRDGENIVLWIGDILGKLMGYPSKKDLAKLIYEDLDKYSKLDVADTSSLAEVCQVYLDSVTGSKLKLLNKLRNSYSNSKATSDLLYLFPKSPFVSAVVTTNFDTLIENSYGSDILKVDIQNDSEIKDNLPRLYKINGDFEHLDKMLVTKQDFRKLKSLSLYDPLFENLKRELKDKLLLFIGYDLEDPDTREILSFVYNKLGDSRPNAYFVTSSSIINTETINWLNSNEIKLLKQNEIEFLNELKKYLIEKQHILETDDKSQELSVKKKYR; this is translated from the coding sequence ATGACAAATTTTATAAATAGATTGCGTGATGGGGAAAATATCGTATTATGGATAGGAGATATTTTGGGGAAATTGATGGGTTATCCCAGTAAAAAAGACCTAGCTAAACTCATATATGAGGACTTGGATAAGTATTCAAAGTTAGATGTCGCCGATACCAGTTCCTTGGCTGAAGTATGTCAGGTATATTTAGACAGCGTTACAGGTAGTAAATTAAAACTTCTTAACAAGTTAAGAAATTCTTATTCAAACTCTAAAGCGACCTCTGATCTTCTCTACTTGTTTCCAAAATCTCCCTTTGTCAGTGCAGTGGTAACAACGAATTTTGATACCCTTATTGAAAATTCCTATGGATCTGATATTTTGAAGGTAGATATACAGAATGACTCTGAAATAAAAGATAACTTGCCAAGGCTATATAAAATAAATGGTGACTTTGAACATTTGGACAAAATGCTTGTTACAAAGCAGGATTTTAGAAAATTAAAATCTCTGTCACTTTATGATCCTCTTTTTGAAAATCTGAAGCGTGAACTGAAAGACAAGCTTCTTCTATTTATTGGATATGATTTAGAGGATCCTGATACAAGGGAGATTTTATCCTTTGTATATAATAAGTTAGGGGATTCAAGACCGAATGCTTATTTTGTAACTTCTTCTTCTATCATAAATACTGAGACCATCAATTGGCTAAATTCCAATGAGATAAAACTTTTAAAGCAGAATGAGATTGAATTTTTAAATGAGTTAAAAAAATACTTGATAGAAAAGCAGCATATTTTAGAGACTGATGACAAGTCTCAAGAATTGTCAGTAAAAAAAAAGTACAGGTAA